The proteins below come from a single Synechococcus sp. WH 8101 genomic window:
- a CDS encoding multicopper oxidase family protein, which yields MEWIAMNRRSFLALTAGGAAAASAGLVGQRWLSHAREVAAAGAARAVRSSQGVLNLDLVAQETRIAIPGTAGRALTYNGLLPGPLLELEAGDAVQIQLHNQLRQPTNLHYHGLHVSPEGNADNVFLSVQPGASQSYSFRIPEDHPAGLFYYHPHHHGTVADQVFGGLGGALIVRGALDRIPEVQAAQEEVLFLKDLPADRESSMGGAMLGREGSVLTVNGQLNPRIEIPAGGLLRLRLVNGSNARFWRLALEGHRLHLIATDGGALERPVAVEDLLLVPGARADVLVQISPSGGRFRLRNRAYNRVGRRMMGMRRMMAPSQGEETIATVQTDGTTTPKPLPQQLLPVQPLNNPVRTRRFVMNHGMAPGMGMVFLINGQAYDHQRIDTRVRLGEIEEWELMNTGVMDHPFHVHVNPMQVISRNGQPEPFPAWRDVVLVRAGETVRVRTQFRDFPGRSVYHCHILDHEELGMMGNLLIEA from the coding sequence GTGGAGTGGATTGCCATGAATCGCCGCTCGTTTCTGGCGTTGACGGCCGGTGGCGCCGCCGCCGCTTCTGCAGGGCTGGTGGGTCAGCGTTGGCTGAGTCATGCCCGTGAGGTCGCTGCGGCCGGTGCGGCTAGGGCTGTGCGATCCAGCCAAGGTGTTCTGAACCTGGATCTCGTCGCGCAGGAAACGCGGATCGCGATCCCAGGAACGGCTGGTCGCGCTCTCACCTACAACGGCCTGCTGCCAGGGCCGTTGCTGGAATTAGAGGCTGGTGACGCTGTACAGATCCAACTGCACAATCAACTCAGACAACCCACCAACCTTCACTATCACGGCCTTCATGTCTCGCCAGAGGGGAATGCCGACAACGTATTTCTGAGTGTTCAGCCCGGGGCCAGCCAGAGCTATTCCTTCCGGATTCCCGAGGATCACCCTGCTGGCCTGTTTTACTACCACCCCCATCACCATGGAACGGTGGCCGATCAGGTGTTCGGCGGGCTTGGTGGTGCCCTGATCGTGCGCGGTGCTCTCGACCGCATTCCGGAGGTGCAGGCCGCCCAGGAGGAGGTGCTGTTTCTCAAGGATCTCCCAGCCGATCGGGAGTCATCGATGGGTGGAGCGATGCTTGGCCGCGAGGGTTCGGTGCTCACCGTGAATGGGCAGTTGAACCCCAGGATTGAGATCCCTGCCGGGGGATTACTCCGGCTGCGATTGGTGAATGGCTCCAATGCACGCTTCTGGCGCCTGGCGCTGGAAGGGCATCGTCTTCATCTGATCGCCACCGATGGCGGTGCACTGGAGCGGCCGGTTGCGGTGGAGGATCTGCTGCTGGTACCCGGCGCACGCGCCGATGTGCTGGTGCAGATCTCACCGAGTGGCGGACGATTCCGCTTGCGCAATCGCGCCTACAACCGTGTTGGCCGGCGCATGATGGGAATGAGGCGGATGATGGCTCCCTCCCAGGGTGAGGAGACCATTGCCACGGTTCAGACCGATGGCACCACAACGCCAAAGCCGCTCCCTCAGCAACTGCTTCCCGTCCAGCCGCTCAACAATCCGGTGCGCACGCGCCGCTTTGTGATGAACCATGGCATGGCCCCAGGCATGGGCATGGTGTTTCTGATCAACGGGCAGGCCTACGACCATCAACGCATCGATACCCGGGTGCGCCTGGGTGAGATCGAGGAATGGGAGCTGATGAATACCGGGGTGATGGATCACCCCTTTCACGTGCACGTGAACCCCATGCAGGTGATCAGCCGCAACGGACAGCCGGAGCCATTCCCGGCCTGGCGCGATGTGGTGTTGGTGCGGGCGGGAGAAACGGTGCGGGTGCGGACGCAGTTCCGCGATTTCCCTGGTCGCAGCGTGTACCACTGCCATATCCTCGATCACGAGGAGCTGGGCATGATGGGCAACCTCCTGATTGAGGCCTGA
- a CDS encoding MerR family transcriptional regulator has product MGAAVADELLKIGAVAQRSGVPVKTIRFYCDEGLLQPTSRSEGRYRLFDQSVFADLALIRNLRAMDLPLSAIHGVLSARRSGVCTCADLQATIRGKLGEIQSRIEALQSLESDLQAMLAGWQSCGGR; this is encoded by the coding sequence ATGGGTGCAGCGGTGGCCGATGAGCTCCTCAAGATCGGTGCGGTGGCGCAGCGCTCGGGCGTGCCGGTGAAAACGATCCGCTTCTACTGCGATGAGGGCCTGCTGCAGCCCACCTCGCGCTCGGAGGGGCGCTACCGCCTGTTTGATCAGAGCGTGTTCGCCGACCTGGCGCTGATACGCAATCTCAGGGCGATGGATCTTCCCCTCAGCGCCATTCATGGCGTGCTCAGCGCGCGCCGCTCCGGGGTGTGCACGTGCGCGGATCTGCAGGCCACGATCCGCGGCAAGCTCGGTGAGATCCAAAGCCGCATCGAAGCTCTCCAGAGCCTGGAATCGGATCTGCAGGCGATGCTCGCCGGCTGGCAATCCTGCGGGGGCCGCTGA